From a region of the Lepidochelys kempii isolate rLepKem1 chromosome 26, rLepKem1.hap2, whole genome shotgun sequence genome:
- the ITPRIPL1 gene encoding inositol 1,4,5-trisphosphate receptor-interacting protein-like 1: MAVGSLLFLAVLAIVHHPLMVSDKQDPATVQWVQEREQRLALEMTRLQLEFEQRNHEERPGPRRSLEPNQSQGEEEATALRVAAERGPDDMAWDGWHYGVLVIILLVELCRPSMEPESSYDSSSEDVSSEEEEDDAEAAPRRSCTQHPDFPDRAALEHFYDQHLQGVSKDLASTCEFVAGLVNTLLEACRVLTYQTFLPELENCIGVASTFEGWCPHRDPKAYRVLVPLLAPQGHSFRLEMENAEGAREKHGRVVVELECVCKRERLLGDVLCFLHHAEEDLRDDEQGPFRVHILCSSSHLDVGKTMLWFHSLVGQAWALMAHNYSFQLAAQPSASSCKLRLAYESGRALCIEIILGVQQGDSLVFLASHGAETGHPSSTVWVETFAVQEMLFFQLVSRYAPQDSCHLKCLQILIHLKECRLPTLENRVLTTYHFKTALMHLLLLLPLSEWRPEQLAQRLRDTLSYLHRGLEEKCLYHFLIGNSALPNQIPVPKACRNAEPLNLFQHLALKPAAHAQALSEFLEIMEQVRALLPQRSK; this comes from the coding sequence ATGGCTGTGGGCAGCCTGCTCTTCCTGGCGGTGCTGGCCATCGTGCACCACCCCCTGATGGTCAGCGACAAGCAGGACCCGGCGACGGTGCAGTGGGTGCAGGAGCGGGAGCAGCGGCTGGCCCTGGAGATGACGCGCCTGCAGCTGGAGTTTGAGCAGAGGAACCACGAGGAGAGGCCGGGCCCACGCCGGAGCCTGGAGCCAAACCAGagccagggggaggaggaagccaCAGCGCTGAGGGTGGCGGCCGAGCGGGGGCCCGACGACATGGCCTGGGATGGGTGGCACTACGGGGTGCTGGTCATTATCCTGCTCGTTGAGCTCTGCAGGCCAAGCATGGAGCCCGAGTCCAGCTACGACTCCAGCAGCGAGGATGTCagcagcgaggaggaggaggacgatgCCGAAGCAGCACCCAGGCGCTCCTGCACCCAGCATCCCGACTTCCCAGACAGAGCGGCCCTGGAGCACTTTTATGACCAACACCTCCAGGGAGTGTCCAAGGACCTGGCCAGCACCTGTGAGTTTGTGGCAGGCCTGGTGAACACCCTGCTGGAGGCCTGCCGAGTCCTCACCTACCAGaccttcctcccagagctggagaactGCATTGGCGTGGCCAGCACCTTTGAAGGCTGGTGCCCCCATAGGGACCCCAAGGCCTACCGGGTGCTCGTGCCCCTGCTGGCCCCCCAGGGGCATTCCTTCCGCCTGGAGATGGAGAATGCGGAGGGCGCCCGGGAGAAGCATGGGCGCGTCGTGGTGGAGCTGGAGTGCGTGTGCAAGCGGGAGAGGCTGCTGGGGGACGTGCTGTGCTTCCTGCACCATGCCGAGGAAGACCTGCGTGACGACGAGCAGGGGCCCTTCCGTGTGCACATCTTGTGCTCCAGCTCCCACCTGGACGTGGGGAAAACCATGCTCTGGTTCCACAGTCTGGTAGGCCAGGCCTGGGCACTCATGGCTCACAACTACAGCTTCCAGCTCGCGGCCCAGCCCTCCGCCTCCTCCTGCAAGCTCAGGCTGGCTTACGAGTCCGGGAGGGCCCTCTGCATCGAGATCATACTCGGGGTGCAACAGGGAGACTCTCTGGTCTTCCTGGCCAGCCACGGGGCTGAGACGGGCCACCCGAGCAGCACAGTCTGGGTAGAGACCTTTGCTGTCCAGGAAATGCTGTTCTTCCAGCTGGTGAGCAGGTACGCCCCACAGGACAGCTGCCACCTGAAATGCCTGCAGATCCTCATCCACCTCAAGGAATGCAGGCTGCCCACTCTGGAGAACAGGGTCCTCACCACCTACCACTTCAAAACCGCCCTGATGcacctcctgctcctcctgccgCTGTCGGAATGGCGCCCGGAGCAGCTAGCTCAGAGGCTACGGGACACCCTCTCCTACCTGCACCGTGGCCTGGAGGAGAAATGCCTCTACCACTTCCTGATCGGAAACAGCGCCCTGCCCAACCAGATCCCTGTCCCCAAGGCCTGCCGGAATGCCGAGCCACTCAACCTCTTCCAGCACCTGGCACTGAAGCCTGCTGCTCACGCCCAGGCACTGAGCGAGTTCTTGGAAATAATGGAGCAAGTCAGGGCACTACTCCCACAGCGCAGCAAGTAG